From Rhabdothermincola sediminis, a single genomic window includes:
- a CDS encoding VWA domain-containing protein produces the protein MTFLEPQRLWLLLGVAALVGGYVALQWRRRAYTVKFTNLDLLASVAPRRPGWRRHLPAVGYLLAAAALVLALAQPSREERVPRERATIVMAIDVSLSMQATDVAPTRIEAAKDAAKVFLDILPPKINVGLVAFNGNASLKVPPTTDRDRVKAAIDDLELGERTAIGEAIFTSLDALRQVPPDDEGTQPPARIVLMSDGTTTDGRSNEMAAEAARQAGVPVSTIAFGTDRGTITVPEEPLPIRVPVDRPALRAIADATGGKFYSAGSEQQLTEVYENIGSSVGYVTEPREITTWFVAGALVLLAITGAMSLVWFSRLP, from the coding sequence GTGACGTTCCTGGAACCGCAGCGGCTCTGGCTCCTGCTCGGCGTCGCCGCGCTGGTGGGGGGCTACGTGGCACTGCAATGGCGGCGCCGGGCCTACACGGTGAAGTTCACCAACCTCGACCTACTGGCCTCGGTGGCACCGAGACGCCCCGGCTGGCGGCGGCACCTCCCCGCCGTGGGCTACCTGCTGGCGGCTGCAGCCCTGGTGCTGGCGCTGGCCCAACCCTCACGGGAGGAGCGGGTGCCGAGGGAGCGGGCCACGATCGTCATGGCCATCGACGTGTCACTGTCGATGCAAGCCACCGACGTCGCCCCCACCCGCATCGAGGCAGCGAAGGACGCGGCGAAGGTGTTCCTCGACATCCTGCCGCCGAAGATCAACGTGGGGCTGGTGGCCTTCAACGGCAACGCGTCGCTCAAGGTGCCGCCCACCACCGATCGCGACCGGGTGAAGGCCGCGATCGACGACCTGGAGCTGGGTGAGCGCACCGCGATCGGGGAGGCGATCTTCACCAGCCTGGACGCGCTCCGCCAGGTGCCTCCCGACGACGAGGGCACGCAACCACCGGCGCGCATCGTGCTGATGTCGGACGGCACGACGACCGACGGCCGTTCCAACGAGATGGCCGCGGAAGCCGCCCGGCAGGCGGGCGTGCCGGTGTCGACCATCGCCTTCGGCACCGACCGGGGCACCATCACGGTCCCCGAGGAACCACTGCCCATCCGGGTGCCGGTGGACCGGCCCGCGCTGCGGGCCATCGCGGACGCCACCGGCGGCAAGTTCTACAGCGCGGGCAGCGAGCAGCAACTCACCGAGGTGTACGAGAACATCGGGTCGTCGGTGGGCTACGTCACCGAGCCTCGGGAGATCACCACCTGGTTCGTGGCCGGGGCACTGGTACTGCTGGCGATCACCGGAGCCATGTCGCTGGTGTGGTTCAGCCGCCTGCCCTGA
- the smc gene encoding chromosome segregation protein SMC has protein sequence MYLRSLTLKGFKSFAESTTLELEPGVTVVVGPNGSGKSNVVDAIAWVLGAQAPSAVRSQKMDDVIFAGTAKRAALGRAEVSLTIDNSSGVLPIEFSEVTITRTLFRSGDSEYALNGVPCRLLDIQELLSDSGVGRQQHVIIGQGQIDAVLNARPEDRRLIIEEAAGVLKYRKRKEKSERRLAATEGNLLRLQDLLREVRRQLRPLERQAEAARKHGDVVAELTALRIFTAGRELDSLENRLEATAAQRSELAASERDLKSRLAALDTEVMATEARLSAMGGDDLGDSLAQFESLYERARGLSTLLAERRRNLDRERNASIDQGVIATLEAESARLRAELEQVEAEAAATAPQLAALAEAEAALAAERAAFEQEWGDGVPAPSGQAAEVRGELAALRAAVERAEADHARVRARLAALDDKQERLEAEAERLRAELAGAEQAELPLVESLDGAERARIEREASVAAAEDARRDAESELHAWQARAEALALALDEARSKAGAERLAGIDGVIGTLLDVVEVDPGWEAAFEAAAGDALAAVVVDSPVTARQALHALHGEALTGAVLALGADRPVRRAPAVGEPLRRHVRGARVEVDRLLDTLIGAAMVVDGGWAEAVDVALAHPEAIVVTADGDRFGETGWRIGSAGAGATGAALEDARRRAEQATLAVEQATVALAAARHALEEARRVEAELSRSLDDNDGRLSAAADGLQRVETDRRDAATESDALRAHLSELDERLDRERARIGELERLLPALEADEQAYADAGRRMGEARSRLEERAAEVGAMRADLDVRAAATSERRQFLDRRLAEVEQRLQGAAAEREQAAQRRAELDARQLATDRLAAFVTERSAGIETVLQELRERRRRQSEAARAVAAELDGLRRDRAGAETELAELRERLQRLEIDEAETRLRIETAVEALRRDLDTEPAVAIEAACPPLPEGVTPAARIRELERELRIMGPINPLALQEYEALQERHQFLQDQLDDVKESRRELAKIIKAIDGEIVNVFAAAFADVAANFEQLFATLFPGGTGRLRLTDPENLLATGIEVEAKPSGKNVKKLSLLSGGERSLTALAFLFAVFRSRPSPFYVMDEVEAALDDINLHRFLGLVDEFRREAQLIIVSHQKRTMEAADCLYGVTMQPGGSSRVVSEKVAAGA, from the coding sequence GTGTACCTGAGATCCCTGACGTTGAAGGGGTTCAAGTCCTTCGCCGAATCGACCACGCTCGAGCTCGAGCCCGGCGTCACCGTGGTCGTCGGCCCCAACGGCAGCGGCAAGTCCAACGTGGTCGACGCCATCGCCTGGGTGCTGGGCGCCCAGGCCCCGAGCGCGGTGCGCTCCCAGAAGATGGACGACGTCATCTTCGCCGGCACCGCGAAGCGGGCCGCGCTCGGTCGGGCCGAGGTGTCCCTCACCATCGACAACAGCTCGGGGGTCCTGCCGATCGAGTTCAGCGAGGTGACCATCACCCGCACGCTGTTCCGGTCGGGAGACAGCGAGTACGCCCTCAACGGCGTCCCCTGTCGGCTGCTCGACATCCAGGAGCTGCTCTCCGACAGCGGGGTGGGCCGCCAGCAGCACGTCATCATCGGCCAGGGCCAGATCGACGCGGTGCTCAACGCCCGGCCCGAGGACCGGCGGCTCATCATCGAAGAGGCCGCGGGGGTCCTCAAGTACCGCAAGCGCAAGGAGAAGTCCGAGCGCCGGCTGGCCGCCACCGAGGGCAACCTGCTACGCCTCCAGGACCTGCTGCGCGAGGTCCGACGCCAGCTCCGACCGCTCGAGCGCCAGGCCGAGGCCGCCCGCAAGCACGGCGACGTGGTGGCCGAGCTCACCGCCCTGCGCATCTTCACCGCCGGCCGGGAGCTCGACTCGCTCGAGAACCGCCTGGAGGCCACCGCCGCCCAGCGCAGCGAGCTCGCCGCCTCTGAGCGCGACCTCAAGTCCCGGCTCGCCGCCCTCGACACCGAGGTGATGGCCACCGAAGCCCGGCTGTCGGCCATGGGCGGCGACGACCTCGGCGACTCCTTGGCCCAGTTCGAGTCCCTCTACGAGCGCGCCCGGGGTCTGAGCACGCTGCTGGCCGAACGCCGGCGGAACCTCGATCGGGAACGCAACGCGTCGATCGACCAAGGGGTGATCGCCACCCTCGAGGCCGAGTCGGCCCGCCTCCGGGCCGAGCTCGAGCAGGTGGAGGCCGAAGCCGCGGCCACCGCGCCGCAACTGGCAGCGCTGGCCGAGGCCGAGGCGGCGCTCGCGGCCGAGCGGGCCGCATTCGAGCAGGAGTGGGGCGACGGCGTGCCCGCCCCGAGCGGGCAGGCGGCCGAGGTGCGCGGGGAGCTGGCGGCGTTGCGTGCCGCGGTCGAGCGGGCCGAGGCCGACCACGCCCGGGTCCGAGCCCGGCTCGCCGCCCTCGACGACAAGCAGGAGCGCCTCGAGGCCGAGGCCGAGCGGCTGCGGGCCGAGCTGGCCGGCGCCGAGCAGGCCGAGCTGCCGCTGGTCGAGTCGCTCGACGGGGCCGAGCGGGCCCGCATCGAGCGTGAAGCGAGCGTCGCGGCCGCCGAGGATGCCCGGCGGGACGCCGAGAGTGAGCTGCACGCCTGGCAGGCCCGAGCCGAGGCGCTGGCGCTCGCCCTCGATGAAGCCCGCTCCAAGGCCGGTGCCGAGCGCCTCGCCGGCATCGACGGCGTGATCGGCACCCTTCTCGACGTCGTGGAGGTCGACCCCGGCTGGGAGGCGGCGTTCGAAGCGGCCGCCGGCGACGCGCTCGCCGCGGTGGTGGTCGACAGCCCGGTCACCGCCCGCCAGGCCCTGCACGCGCTCCACGGTGAAGCGCTCACCGGGGCGGTGCTGGCCCTCGGCGCCGATCGCCCGGTCCGCCGGGCTCCAGCGGTCGGTGAGCCGCTCCGCCGTCACGTTCGCGGTGCCCGGGTCGAGGTCGACCGCCTGCTCGACACGTTGATCGGCGCTGCGATGGTGGTCGACGGTGGCTGGGCGGAAGCGGTCGACGTGGCCCTCGCCCACCCGGAGGCGATCGTCGTCACCGCCGACGGGGATCGCTTCGGGGAGACGGGCTGGCGCATCGGCAGCGCCGGAGCCGGCGCCACCGGCGCCGCGCTGGAGGACGCCCGGCGGCGGGCCGAGCAGGCAACGCTGGCCGTCGAGCAGGCCACCGTGGCCCTGGCCGCCGCACGCCACGCGCTCGAGGAGGCCCGTCGGGTCGAAGCCGAGCTGTCCCGGTCGCTGGACGACAACGACGGTCGGCTCAGCGCTGCGGCCGACGGCTTGCAGCGGGTGGAGACCGACCGACGTGATGCCGCCACCGAGTCCGACGCTCTGCGAGCCCACCTGTCCGAGCTCGACGAGCGGCTGGATCGGGAGCGGGCCCGGATCGGCGAGCTCGAACGGCTCCTGCCTGCGCTGGAGGCCGACGAGCAGGCCTACGCCGACGCCGGCCGGCGCATGGGAGAGGCTCGCAGCCGCCTGGAGGAGCGTGCCGCCGAGGTGGGGGCGATGCGCGCCGACCTGGACGTGCGGGCCGCGGCCACCAGCGAGCGCCGGCAGTTCCTCGACCGGCGCCTGGCCGAGGTCGAGCAGCGCCTCCAGGGTGCGGCGGCCGAGCGTGAGCAGGCCGCACAGCGGCGGGCCGAGCTCGATGCCCGCCAGCTCGCCACCGATCGACTGGCCGCGTTCGTCACTGAGCGCAGCGCCGGGATCGAGACCGTCCTGCAGGAGCTGCGCGAGCGGCGGCGCCGCCAGAGCGAAGCCGCTCGGGCCGTGGCCGCCGAGCTCGACGGGCTCCGCCGGGACCGAGCCGGGGCCGAGACCGAGTTGGCTGAGCTGCGGGAGCGGCTGCAACGGTTGGAGATCGACGAGGCCGAGACCCGCTTGCGCATCGAGACCGCCGTCGAGGCGCTGCGTCGCGACCTCGACACCGAGCCAGCCGTGGCCATCGAGGCCGCCTGCCCGCCGCTGCCCGAGGGTGTCACCCCCGCGGCCCGGATCCGGGAGCTCGAGCGCGAGCTGCGCATCATGGGCCCGATCAACCCGCTGGCGCTGCAGGAGTACGAGGCCCTCCAGGAGCGCCACCAGTTCCTCCAGGACCAGCTCGACGACGTGAAGGAGTCACGCCGTGAGCTGGCCAAGATCATCAAGGCCATCGACGGTGAGATCGTCAACGTGTTCGCCGCCGCGTTCGCGGACGTGGCCGCCAACTTCGAGCAGCTCTTCGCCACCCTGTTCCCCGGTGGCACCGGCCGTCTGCGGCTCACCGACCCGGAGAACCTGCTCGCCACCGGCATCGAGGTGGAGGCCAAGCCATCCGGCAAGAACGTGAAGAAGCTCTCGCTGCTCTCGGGTGGCGAGCGATCTCTCACCGCGCTGGCGTTCCTGTTCGCGGTGTTCCGCAGCCGCCCCTCGCCCTTCTACGTCATGGACGAGGTGGAAGCCGCGCTCGACGACATCAACCTGCACCGCTTCCTCGGGCTGGTCGACGAGTTTCGCCGCGAAGCGCAGCTGATCATCGTCAGCCACCAGAAGCGCACCATGGAGGCCGCCGACTGCCTCTATGGGGTCACCATGCAACCGGGAGGGTCGAGCCGAGTGGTGTCCGAGAAGGTGGCCGCCGGCGCGTGA
- a CDS encoding FmdB family zinc ribbon protein yields the protein MPRYEYRCNVCDATFEQRRPMSESADVATCPSGHPGAKRLLSVFSAASATASPPAAPPAPCGGSCACYLG from the coding sequence ATGCCTCGCTACGAGTACCGCTGCAACGTGTGCGACGCGACCTTCGAGCAACGCCGACCGATGAGCGAGTCGGCGGACGTGGCGACCTGCCCGTCGGGTCATCCCGGCGCCAAGCGGCTGCTGTCGGTGTTCAGCGCGGCCAGCGCCACCGCCAGCCCGCCCGCGGCACCGCCCGCGCCCTGCGGTGGGTCCTGCGCGTGCTACCTCGGCTGA